In one window of Streptomyces sp. NBC_01224 DNA:
- a CDS encoding TetR/AcrR family transcriptional regulator has translation MVRARSAERRAEILRATLEVIAERGYRGASLSAVAERVGLSQQGLLHYFPTKEALLVAVLEERDQWDTGGGTRSDGTWRMDLLASLVEYNAMRPGIVQTFSALLGESVTEGHPAREFFTRRYTQVRASMAAMLRAEYGERLPGGLSPERAAPLLVAMMDGLQYQWLLDPDSVDMPTAFQDFLTLLRSTESDAPENPRS, from the coding sequence ATGGTGCGGGCCAGAAGCGCGGAGCGGCGGGCGGAGATTCTCCGCGCCACTCTCGAAGTGATCGCCGAGCGCGGCTATCGCGGCGCCTCGCTGAGCGCAGTCGCCGAGCGGGTCGGCCTCAGCCAGCAGGGGCTCCTGCACTACTTCCCGACCAAGGAAGCGCTGCTCGTCGCCGTGCTGGAGGAGCGCGACCAATGGGACACGGGCGGCGGCACCCGGAGCGACGGCACATGGCGGATGGATCTGCTGGCCTCGCTCGTCGAGTACAACGCGATGCGGCCCGGCATCGTCCAGACGTTCTCGGCGCTGCTCGGCGAGAGCGTGACGGAGGGTCATCCCGCGCGGGAGTTCTTCACCCGCCGCTACACCCAGGTCCGGGCGAGCATGGCGGCGATGCTGCGCGCCGAGTACGGCGAGCGGCTGCCGGGCGGCCTGAGTCCGGAGCGCGCGGCGCCGCTGCTGGTGGCGATGATGGACGGGCTTCAGTACCAGTGGCTGCTGGACCCGGATTCGGTGGACATGCCGACGGCCTTCCAGGATTTCCTGACGCTCTTGCGGTCGACGGAATCGGATGCTCCCGAGAACCCTCGATCATGA